TATCTACATTGATAATATTCAAAATGATGAAAGATTTACTCCTTTGAAGTCTCTTGGAGAATTTGCTCGTATGTTGGTAGAAACTCGAAAAAATATGTCACATCCTTTGGTCTACGGGCtgttgaagttggttttgattttgtcgGTTGCTACTGCAACTGTTGATAGATGTTTTTCAGCGATGAAGATTGTGAAGACTCATCGACGCAATAGGATTAAAGATCAATTTTTGAatgattgtttagtttgtttcatcgaaaaagatatatttttatttattgcaaATGAAACTGTgataaaaagatttcaagataTGAAAGCTCGTAGAgtggttttgtaaaatatttttatatttatatttaaaaaaaaaacttagttatGTTTTGATTCTAGTAAAAATAATTCCTAGATCCGCCGTTGTTGGCATCTACGGAAAGAGAACGAATACGTAATTACTATACGAAGACAGATGGACGATTAGATATacactatatatacatagttaACCATGATACATAGATCATATTCAGATGAAAGCTAATCCAAATCATAGACAAAACAATTTCGATCAAGAGAAACAAGatagatatagatatataaaataatattagagaGATGTTACGTACGTACCATTGTATGAATCGCAGGTAAgtccatatataatatatttaggtAACCGCGGATTAGACATAGTTTGGTCGGAGGACGGCGGATCTGACATATCTTCGTCGGGCAACTGCGTATCTGACATAGCTTCGTCGCCGACAACTATTCCTCCTCTGCGTCTAATCTTATATAAAGGCCAGAGAGTCTCTTATTGGGCTGGGCCCGGTAGTTATCACACATCTAGGTTTCTCTAACtattatgatttctttttgcCTCGATTTCGCCGTTTCCAGGAGTTGAGTTTGGGTTCTAGTCGTCTTTTGGACCTCGTAGCAGGTAGTTCTTTTTTTGCTGGTAAGGATCCTTTAGTTCTCTTTATTTGTGAGGTAGTCTTAATTGTTAAAAGGAGAAGTCGCTGTTCTGTGTCGTGGGTTATGAGTTTGAGTTAGAGTTTTAATTTCCTCTTCACTGTGCTTTCGTagctttctttattttggtattGTTGTCCATGTACCTTTGGggtgattttgtttgtttcccaTCCGTTTGGGCTTTACGTCCGCGGATAGATCTTGTCACCCGGCTGCTTAATTAGTTTTCGCGGATATCTTGGCTTACCTACTGGAATCATGGATTTGATCGTCGGATATTTGCTTACTCTCTCCCGAGTAGGTCCCGTATCTGACGGAGTTTAACGCATCTgtcttttttttaactctctttttctttctcctttctttttagtttatctttcttttcattttctgcATATGCTTTAAAATATCACTTTATCACGTAATCTACTTGCATAAATTTGTGTGATGGCGATTTATTATCAttcgacctttttttttatgattttactgacaaaataaaatggtttagtcttttttctctttcactttttttttcttttttttttaccgattATTCTATAGTCGTCTATTATGTTTAGAAAACATCGGACGAAATCAAAGAATAACTCGTTCAAGAGCAAAGCTCTGTAAGAAACATTTCATCATAATATAACATTTAcatgtaaattttgtaatttgttgggttttattttCGACCgaaaaaattcttctttttcctttgtcGTGCATATATAAACGTAGTTAAAACGAAAAAGTTTTTTGAGAAGATATTGATGGACAAACAAACTCACGTGAAAAGGACATTTCTTAGCGAAGGGTTTAgacaattttattattgttgttgtgataTCAGAACTTAGAACAATACAGGCGAAGATGttcgatatatatttttttgtttttgtttggttttcctgtaggtttttgtttttttatattcgTTATATGGAGGCCAAAAGGTCGGTCACGTGAGTCGGCGACGGTTGTAACTTGTAGACGCGTGTGCACGTGAGAGGACAGGAAAGTATCTATGTTCACTGTTTAGATTTTTAGACCTTGAGATTGCAACCGTTGTCTGTCCGTACGTGGTACAGCTCATTAGAATGCGTTGAACCGATCTAGGAGCCTATTCAACATGCCTTTTCCACAATGATAGTGgttttaatagagattaaatatCTACAAAACTTACAAGGTTCTAAACTTTTAAACGGATTAGATGTAAAAACTTAAATCGgtgtataataaatattataagattAATCGCAATACCGCATTATGCCATTATTAGCGTATATATTTTGATGGGGAGGAGAAAAAGGAGGCGCGGGGCATGGCTTCACAAGTCATTGGCAAAGAGAAAGAGTGACGTGTAAGGcttcccaaatttttttttgtcttcctctGTCTTTCTTACACTCCTCTTTTATTCTCCTCTTACGCATCACCACCATATTTTTATACTCCACACAGTCCACACACAAGACAACAACAGCTCTATTATATAATCTCTACATATCCACTACACAATATATAACTAACTAATTCGTTATATAGAATCGATATTTCTTGACTTATAAACAAAAGACTTTATGTTAAAATAACTCaataagtgatttttttttcataggaATGATTCATCTGTgctaaaaaacaataaaatgaaagagattgaatgccaagaaaaaaagactaaaaaagtGAAGAGATGTGGACCTAAAACGAATAATAGAGGAGTAGATGGTAAGCTGTCGTATTTGtttatccaaaaataacaatacaaacaacacaacactaGCAATATAATATTaacttcttttttggttttagctttcttttcgttttattttcGGCACGTTTTCATACTTCactttatttacataatttcatcTACTTACATATATTTGTGTGAGCGGCGATTTATGATCGTGTTccactttttcttttatgattttaCTTACAAACTAAAactctttaatcttttttttttcctctgtattttgttatttttggtcTATAGTCttaattaaatcttttttttttttgttttcaacaatTTCGCTATCTTATTTGGCTAACTACATTTGAATAATTTGTTCTATTTAAGAAATATCAGAATTTTGGCCACAGTTTTTCAAACTCTTTATGACGTTTGAGAGCGGTTAGCTTTATCACGGATgaaaaattcatcattttttttcaaaacacaagTCATATTACTCATATTCAAACTCACCAGATATttatttcttaacaaaattaagCTAACCCctctcaaatttttgttttgtcttattttaCACATTAACCAAAGAATATTAAACCCACTACACCAAATTCTGAGGACTCTCTCTATTATGTTTATTATATGAACAAACATAATATAAACAATTTACAACCGTTTATTCtaattgaataaattaaaatttgggcttcccaaaaaaaaagctactATAATGGCGAGGGAGACACTCTATAAAAACCAATGCAGTGTAATGTCACATGTCTTCAACAAAAGCAAGAAGTgaaagataagagagaaaggTTTCAAACTTCAAGCATACGCATTACCAGATAAAGAGATCACAAACAAAGTGTCTCTTCTCCTGTTTTCATTTaacaagaaaacccaaaaaggaaaacacttaaaaaacttgtcttctctgctttttttgtttcttttagttaCTTCACCACCCACAAAATCGAAAGCTCGTGTTTCCATTTGCTGCCAAATGGGTTCCAACTGATTTATCCGTTCGTTActattcattctttttttcttgtgttggaAAAAATGATGAAGAGAGAGACGTTACAAGAAGTAGGGATCATCGGAGGATTGGCCGGAGCTCAGGTGATTTACGCCGGAAACTCGGAGCTACTGAGTCACTTGTTGTCTCTTGGAATTGACCCTCTTCTTATCGTTATCTTCTGCACCTTTGCTTCATTTCTTCTCATCACTCCTCTAGCTTTTCTCCTTGAAAGGTAAAACCAAAGttccatactttttttttttttattgtgttttggatttttgtaaaatggttcttgtttttgtcttgtGGTTGGTAATTggaatatttctatttttgcagGAAACTTTGGCCGACAAGTCTAAGTTTCAAGTTGAAGACTAAACTAGTTTTAGTTGCTCTTGCTGGGTAAAATAAATCCTTTTAATTTCTGCATGTTCTTTTTATTGTTATAGACTAAACTAGTTTTACATGCTTACTTATTctgaaaaagaaggagaaaaaaataaaaatcataactaaaataaaagagaagttgTGTTTGAAACAGAGTGACTCTGTTCCAGTGGCTATACTTAGAAGGAATGAAACACACCTCTGCATCAATGGCCACAGCTATGCCTAATCTCTGTCCTGCTTTAATTTTTGTCATTGCTTGGGCTGCTGggtaaatctttttattttcttttgatttattctGTTTAGTAACGAAAGATTAAAGCATTAGTTAATGGGTTTTGAATAATTTGACATTGTGAAGGATGGAGAAAGTGAAGCTAAGTTGTATGTATAGTAGAGTTAAGATGGGAGGGACAGTGTTGTGTGTGATGGGAGCTTTCATTATGAGCTTAATGCACAGTACTGCTGCTACTTCGATCTCGGCGAAGACTATGCCTATTGTCCCTGACGAAGTCGTTTTAGACAAGGACAAGATCTTAGGTTGCCTCTATCTCCTCCTCGCCATCTGCTGCTTGTCCTCTAGTGTTGTCCTTCAGGTCTCACCTTATACCCCTTCTTAGCTGTAGAGCTAACATATTCATATATCCGGTTGTGCTAATCTGTTTCTTTGCTTGTGAAATCACTTTGATCGTCCTAATTAGGCATCCATACTAGCAGAATTTCCGGCGCCTGTATCAATGTTCTCGATAGTATCTTTGATGGGTGGGATCACCACGGTAGCTTTGCAGTATGCTCTTAAAGGAAGTATGGAAATAGAAAGTGCATCAGTCATCGGTTTCGGCCACCTTGTGGGATACGCAATGCTGGTACATATCTCATGAATCATATGCAAGATTTGAATgtgtttaaaaatgttataataagtatttttgtttgtagGGAGGGTTGGTGAGTGGAGGAGGGTTGAGCTTCAATGCATGGGTGATTAAGAGAAAAGGACCAGTGATTGTGTCCATCTTTAGTCCAATTGCTACGGTGGTTTGTGTTCTTGTCTCTGCTTTTACTATGGAAGAGAGTTTCAATCtcggaaggtaaatttttcttgcAGCTTTTCTCCTTCAAAGTAGGCCGTTTTAGACAGAAAGAGAAGtcatttatcttctttctttgtgtttttttgtatgtgtcATATTAGCTTTGCGGGAATGGCGTTGATGTTCGGAGGACTCTACTTCGTTCTGTGGGCTAAAGGGAAAGAGGAAGATGCAGAAGGAGATGaaataaaagaagatgatgaagaaagtgtGCTTAGAACAGAGTTTGATCTTCAGAAGCCTCTTTTGCTTTAGTTTAaagtcttctctctttcttttatattcttATGAATGTAGTTTAGGTTTATAGAAGCAAGATCAGTTTTACTTTATACTTTACATGTATACCGTATTCGGTTTAGTATATGTTCGTGTGTGTTACCAAAATagttggtttaaaaaaaatcacaggCAAGTCTTGGAAAATATGGGCCTAAAAGGTGTCATGTAACACGTTGTtcaatgtgtatatattttgaaaagaaaaattgtcgGTCGAAGATTTAAgcaaattattttcttgcaagTTCTTTGGATCGGTGATTCATTGTCTCATACTCTCATTCTAACGGTTTAATGGAAACAACGGTCAAAACCACTTGGAATACCAATGTAAATGTCTTTTGAGAAATTATTTACGTTTAGGTCGCATTCATGGTTTACCAAAGTTTTTTATACGTTATTTTAGTATTAACCCATCTCCTTCCCTGTTAAGATTAGGATATGTCGTCTTCATTTTTTTCCGGGTTAAGTTATCGGATACATCCACCTTTTGGCAATcttttttgctgtttttttttttgttcttttggtctATCTCATTCAGAAAAGGCATTACACAATGATTATAGATTTTATGCGACTAGCGAACCAAATATACGTAATACATTATAGAGGTCTGTAAAAAAGTTCAACAAATCAGAACAATGCTGTTTTCAGCTTGGTTAAAAGGCGTGCAGCGTGCTAACTGCTAAGTACATTACTACATTCTATACTATGTATTTAGGATATTTAGCTTCAAGCGTTTTGGTTGCTTTTACGCTATACTGAGGGTTAACCTTCAGAACGGTGTCAAACAAAAAGACTATGGCAAGTAGTTGAGTGACTTGAGTCTTCTATATCTAGTGAACTAGGAAATTGAGTTCCAAAACTTATATTTATAAGGGAACACTTTTATGTCTATTGTTATTGTTTGCATAACTTTCTTTAGATCTGTAGTTTATCTTAGAATAGGActgagaaaataaaatgtaagtAAAATGTTTGAATATGTTGTTGCATTGAATTTTCTAGAAAAGTGatattttcgtttttgattAAAGGGGGAATTTATATAGGGTattgtttaaacatttttttcttggatCATGCTTTACTGGTTGGGAATAAagtgatgtttttgtttttctaccgGGTTCTCTGgtcttaatatttaattattggtgtcaatttttcttgtagtgatgaCTCAATCGTACATTTATTTGGTTACCTTTCCGAATTATAAACACTGAACagagttctttttgtttgaagAGTAATGGATATCATATAGTTAAAATTGAGATTGAAGCAAAGCCAAGTAGTTAACACGAAAGATTCCATTGTGTAAGAGCATATGCATTGGTTGGGACAAAAATTTAGtccctcaaatatattaatcttattttcagagttttttaattttggtatgCGCATTGGTGTCCCTCAATAGTTGGTCCCcggtaaaaaataatattattttaatatttaaattaataagtaaaatcatattaaagtttaaattcaaataaaacatataacattaatattaataacataagaaaattacaaagttacaaaaaaatttgaaaaaaaaacaaaacatagaacattaaaaattgaaaacacaaaacatacaaacatcaAAGGGATTCCCATTCCAATATTGATGGAAAAGTaaaaccagttgaagaacaaagCTTTTCTAACACGTTCACGCGACTCCGTGTCATCAAACTGATCTGCACCAAAGGATGAGACACACGGTTTGATACCTCCAGTGCCAAGGGCGATCAGGTAAAGCCCGccaaaaaacattgcatactGAGCTGGCGTTGCTGATGGACAAAAATCACCAATGCATTCCGCTGGCTTCAATGCTGGAACTGAAGCTGAAAGAGTAAGCGCCCACATCCCCTAAaccgaaaacaaaaacaatcagtAATCAGAGCAAACAAACCAAACTTTAAGTCAATTGTGAAACCAGTAAACTAGGATAGTTGCTCTCTAACCAACATACAGAGCTATAATATGCTCAAATCAGTCCTAGGGTGGACATAGTAGACCTATAGCTAAGTCTTGAACAATTATGTCTTGGCTCACAAAATCACAAGTCTTGCAAAGCCATTgttgcaaacaaacaaacatggtTATAAGAAAAACACTTACGATGAAATAAATCCCAGAGAAACAAGCGATGGTCCAGTATCTTCCCCAGTAAGCATCGGCTAAGATAGCTCCAATGATAAGATAACAAGTCCCTTGCCATGTAGTAACGTTTGTAGCAGCGGAAACGTTTCCTTGATAAGCATTCATTACCAAGAATGAAAGGACAAGCTTAAAGGACAAGCTTTCCAGTTCTCTGTTTTCTCCTTCAATGGTGGGTTCCCATTAAAGTCCACCGAACCATCTTCAGCATACAATTTTGCTTCTTGgttccaaaacaaaatcacaaaacattGGAATCATCACCTAAATATAAAAACGATCATAAGAACAACACTGGGATCAGATATATTGTGGTATCATCTATATCACAGTCAATCAATCTCAAGGATACGATATCAATCACATTAATCTTCTGATTCAGTATTCATTCTATAATCTCTAACTTTAGGAAACATCCTGTTGTATATATGTAATGGTGATTAACATCAATAGTAGAACACAATTCGACAAACTGTCTCTGCGTCTCTTTAAGATAAAACAGTGATTACCCAAAAACTATCTCAATAAACCCAGAAATGAAAAGCATAAGATCAACCTAAAgcccagattttttttttttggaattcagCAGAAAACTAAACATGCGAAATCAAAATTAGCTAAACCTAATTGATCAGAAATTGAACAAAGCTGTGAAATTAAACCTTCTTCGATGAGAGGTCTTTGCTCTTCTTTGATGGAACCCATCGTCTGAATCTTCGCTACGAAACCAAATTCGATTCGTCTGAGGAAATTAACGGATGAAATCGCCGGCCAAAACAAATCGCGGTCAAGAGAGATAgagacaagagagaaagagtcgGAGAGAAGAGAAATGAACTCATAAAACAACAACCTATTACAGGAAGACACATGTTATGAGGGACACATAAAAATTGTCCCGTTTGTGGGAACGTTTCTTTCATTTATCTatgatttggatttaaattaATCTAAATAATTATGAAGGACAGTCCAAGGACGgaccaatgcacatgctctaagCCTCTTCTTTACTCAACTGTGTATAAAGTTCCAACAACTCAAATTCATTTGCCTTTTTTTATTCTTGGTaatgttaaatatatgtattcttTGTCATCTTTTCAATAAAACCATGATTACCATAGGTATATCGTATACTTAACAATTGCATTTCTTAACTAGTGTTATGTCAtctctgtgtatatatatgtactttatGACTGCAAATTTTTTGATGCATGATGTTTGTCTTTGGTTAAAAAAGTATTAGTATTAATAGCCTTTTTTACTATTTGACACCCAAATGTTCAGTatggaacaaaacaaaaactgttacTATAGTCAAATACGACAAATAATAATCTTCTAATTGCTTACAAGTataaaatcaaagttttttaGATTACCAAAAACTTTTGAACTTTATATGCGTAAATTATCGAATCGTAGAACATATCAGATTAACTAGTACGTACAGTATCATTTTGTATTATTTGCAACTGAAGTCATGATCTGTTTTATTATTCTCTCGTATTTTTATGACCAAAACATATACACCAATGCAACAGTCAAGTGTCAATCAATCCCTGttggaaaattcaaaatattaagacaCTAATCATATTCACaagtacttttttttgtttgtctctttCTTGGAATTTTTAAATAAGAGCAAATGAGTAATAATCTCTTGGTTACAAACAAAAGATGAACGACAGCCAAGAGTTCTGAATTCAGCTAAACAAATTGGAGTTGAATGCAAAACATGTCGGATAAACAACTAATGTAAAACAGGATTCAGAAACAAACTTCAGTTACGTTTCACATTTATATAATACGAACAAACTATACGAAATGAGACTGGACGCCCCTAATAAAAAAACCTTAGGACGTGGAATGAATGGCTTCAACGTACTTTGCACCTTGTCCTATCATCATTGTGTAGTCATTCAATCACCTTATGGGTCGACCATCGTATGTTAAAGGATATCAATCTAAGTACAATTATATACATTGTAAGATGATTAGATTAGTGTCTCAACTTTTAACTGTTAAAACTCATTACTATCAACTATCAAGTTATTAAAACGTTTAAACCGTTTAAAAATGACATTTCAGCATTTAAACCTCAACGCtcaattaataaatcaatgCAACTAATACAATCGTTTATATCATTAGAACCTCGACGCTTCAACCGATTTTGCCATTACATTTCCTTCAACTAACTCAACCAACATAATTCACACATACAACTTCGTTGTGCTTAGaaactctcttctttttgttttctcttttttttttgctttaagaAGTCATTAATCAActaaagaagcaaaacaacagcttttttgttttgtgctttGTGTTTATGAGTCCATCTATCTTTTAAGCAATACCACCTTTGTAGTTTAactaataattcaaattttaatcTTTCTGCATTAACTCGAGATTCTTCACTTGGTGGTTATCGTTGTCAGCCGAGCATTAAAAATAGTATAgtttttaatcttaattttttttctttttactaaaactaaacaaaaaaacttatcttTACGTATCATTAGTAGTAGTTATCGTATGGACCAAAAAGTCataattgttaattttgggGGTTTGTGAAAAAGAGAGGAATGCTTGTTACCTACTCTTATtaacttctctcattctctctctctcttctctacaCACTTACAACAGTCTCTCTAATCAAATTGAGACACACACATAGAGAgatttgacaaaaaagaaacttattAAAGTCTTcttaggtttcttttttttttcttgctttttgttctgttcttgttctctttggcaaaaaaaaatgcagaacaAACACAAATGCAAGCTCTGTTCCAAGAGTTTCTGTAATGGCAGAGCACTTGGTGGTCACATGAAGTCTCACTTGGTCTCATCCCAACCGTCCACTCGGAAGAAACTCGCTGACTCGGTCCTTTCATCTTCTTGCTCTTCCTCCGACGGTAAATCTCTCGTCTACGGCTTGCGTGAGAACCCGAGGAAGAGCTTCCGGGTCTTTAACCCGGATCCTGAGTCATCCACCGTTTACAACAGTGAGACAGAGACCGAACCTGAGTCCGGATCCCCGGTAAAGAAACGGGTCAGAGCGGAGgtttcaaagaagaagaaaaagaagaaaaagagtagtaagagagtttgtgagaaCTCGAAGAAGCAGAAGACGAGCCACGAGTCACCGGAACCGGCGAGTTCTGTCTCTGATGGTTCTCCGGAACAAGATTTAGCTATGTGTTTGATGATGCTGTCAAGAGATTCAAGAGAGCTTGAGATTAAACCGGTTTTTGCATCGGAGGTAGTAGAAGAGACAAAGCCGGAAAAAATACATTTCCCGGAGCTCCGCCGCTGTATGATAGATCTGAATCTTCCTCCACCGCAAGAAACCGAAGCTGTCACCGTCGTTTCAGCCATATAAAGGTTTCAAGAGATTAGATAACATCGAAAATCAAAGAATCTTgatggtttggtttgtcttcaAGATTATTATTCtttagtaggaaaaaaaaaaaaaaaccgtttaCTGGTTTTGGAACCTTTGGAATGATATTATCAAACAATGTACTTTTGATgtaagacaacaacaaaaagaagcaaGCTCTGTTTCAAGTTTTCTTAACAATTTGAGCTTTTCGTGAAATATTTGGGGGTCATGGATAATAattcttgattgtttgttgGATCTTTGTTATGtcgttttgatatttgaaattcTTGAGATGATTCTTTTGCATGATCTTTGGATCTTggatctttgatttttattaatgcttttttttaatggaactatttaattTCAACTGCATTTTTTTTATGACACAAGTGTGTGTGTGCTAGCTATTATAGataatgtaaatattattcttgCTCCGTAGTATATAAACTGTGGTGAGACTCAAACCATCCAAAATATGGTCacataataaaatattcataatatcTAAACCCAAAAGAGTGAGATATTTCacataaaatactaaaatacaatgaataaaataagtataattCTCTTGTTGAACATGTATTAACCTTGTGAGAAACTATCTACgggtaaaaaaaagaaaatgtcgTATATCATAAAATCGGTCTATATCCACCACCTTATGCATTACTActttttttcttgaaacaacAAAGAGACAGTTACttattgacaaaacaaaaaaaaaagaaaagagaggataGTTACTTATTTGGTTCGTTAATTCCTAGTTTGTTTGTGGTGTAGTTTGTGTCGCCAGCTGCATCTGTGTAAACTCTgtctagtagtagtagtttgATACCAAAACAGAACcatttatgtttctttcttgacaaaaacaaaaaccacacaacactcttctttttttatgggCACCATTATTAAGTAACGTCCTAATTTAATGACAGAAGTATCCCTGCACTGAAGGCCATCTTTAAACTCACGTTTCTGCATGTTTTACCCTTGCCTGGCTTTCAGagttaaaataaacaaattattcaCTGACAGATCGACACCAGAATTTAAACGAaaggtctttttttttatttttataataagtacgtttttaacttttttagtACGTAATTTTCttatgaagaaaatatatgttgttGCCTGAACAATTGGAAATATAATATTAGATGAAGGGTAACTTTGGTAAATGTGATCGTTGGTCATATCAGAGGTTAAAAGGGTCGGACATGTGGCACAACTTTTTCGCTTTAAGCTTCCGTTGGAAAATAAGGACCGACACCGACCCGATCATGCTAACACAAACACAATATATGAACCCaaattcctttttattttaatttctatatttgaTCTACAAAGGTATAAGCATATGAAATTTGGTGACGATCATATTTacacataataatatattttgtataaaaaaggTGTTCGGAATCATAACACAT
The sequence above is a segment of the Camelina sativa cultivar DH55 chromosome 10, Cs, whole genome shotgun sequence genome. Coding sequences within it:
- the LOC104718703 gene encoding WAT1-related protein At4g16620 codes for the protein MMKRETLQEVGIIGGLAGAQVIYAGNSELLSHLLSLGIDPLLIVIFCTFASFLLITPLAFLLERKLWPTSLSFKLKTKLVLVALAGVTLFQWLYLEGMKHTSASMATAMPNLCPALIFVIAWAAGMEKVKLSCMYSRVKMGGTVLCVMGAFIMSLMHSTAATSISAKTMPIVPDEVVLDKDKILGCLYLLLAICCLSSSVVLQASILAEFPAPVSMFSIVSLMGGITTVALQYALKGSMEIESASVIGFGHLVGYAMLGGLVSGGGLSFNAWVIKRKGPVIVSIFSPIATVVCVLVSAFTMEESFNLGSFAGMALMFGGLYFVLWAKGKEEDAEGDEIKEDDEESVLRTEFDLQKPLLL
- the LOC104718705 gene encoding zinc finger protein ZAT9-like, producing the protein MQNKHKCKLCSKSFCNGRALGGHMKSHLVSSQPSTRKKLADSVLSSSCSSSDGKSLVYGLRENPRKSFRVFNPDPESSTVYNSETETEPESGSPVKKRVRAEVSKKKKKKKKSSKRVCENSKKQKTSHESPEPASSVSDGSPEQDLAMCLMMLSRDSRELEIKPVFASEVVEETKPEKIHFPELRRCMIDLNLPPPQETEAVTVVSAI